The Helicobacter pylori NQ4053 genome contains a region encoding:
- a CDS encoding chemotaxis response regulator CheY, with the protein MKLLVVDDSSTMRRIIKNTLSRLGYEDVLEAEHGVEAWEKLDANADTKVLITDWNMPEMNGLDLVKKVRSDSRFKEIPIIMITTEGGKAEVITALKAGVNNYIVKPFTPQVLKEKLEVVLGTND; encoded by the coding sequence TTGAAACTACTGGTAGTAGATGATAGCTCAACTATGAGAAGAATTATTAAAAATACACTTTCACGCTTAGGCTATGAAGATGTTTTAGAAGCTGAGCATGGGGTGGAAGCTTGGGAGAAACTAGACGCTAATGCGGACACTAAGGTGCTTATTACAGATTGGAACATGCCTGAAATGAACGGCTTGGATCTTGTTAAAAAGGTGCGCTCTGATAGCCGTTTTAAAGAAATCCCTATCATTATGATCACCACAGAGGGCGGTAAAGCTGAGGTCATTACGGCTTTGAAAGCGGGTGTGAACAACTACATTGTGAAACCTTTTACCCCCCAAGTTTTGAAAGAAAAATTAGAGGTTGTTTTAGGGACGAACGATTGA
- the ftsH gene encoding ATP-dependent zinc metalloprotease FtsH, with protein MKPTNEPKKPFFQSPIILAVLGGILLIFFLRSFNSDGSFSDNFLASSTKNVSYHEIKQLISNNEVENVSIGQTLIKASHKEGNNRVIYIAKRVPDLTLVPLLDEKKINYSGFSESNFFTDMLGWLMPILVILGLWMFMANRMQKNMGGGIFGMGSAKKLINAEKPNVRFNDMAGNEEAKEEVVEIVDFLKYPERYANLGAKIPKGVLLVGPPGTGKTLLAKAVAGEAHVPFFSMGGSSFIEMFVGLGASRVRDLFETAKKQAPSIIFIDEIDAIGKSRAAGGVVSGNDEREQTLNQLLAEMDGFGSENAPVIVLAATNRPEILDPALMRPGRFDRQVLVDKPDFNGRVEILKVHIKGVKLANDVNLQEVAKLTAGLAGADLANIINEAALLAGRNNQKEVRQQHLKEAVERGIAGLEKKSRRISPKEKKIVAYHESGHAVISEMTKGSARVNKVSIIPRGMAALGYTLNTPEENKYLMQKHELIAEIDVLLGGRAAEEVFLEEISTGASNDLERATDIIKGMVSYYGMSSVSGLMVLEKQRNAFLGGGYGSSREFSEKTAEEMDLFIKNLLEERYKHVKQTLSDYREAIEIMVKELFDKEVITGERVREIISEYEAANNLESRLIPLEEQAS; from the coding sequence ATGAAACCAACGAACGAACCTAAAAAACCTTTTTTTCAAAGTCCCATTATCCTTGCGGTTCTTGGAGGGATTTTGCTCATCTTTTTTCTACGCTCTTTCAATTCTGATGGCAGTTTTTCGGACAATTTCTTAGCTTCTAGCACTAAAAATGTGAGCTACCATGAAATCAAACAGCTCATCAGCAATAATGAAGTGGAAAATGTGAGTATCGGTCAAACTTTGATCAAAGCCAGCCATAAAGAGGGCAACAATCGTGTGATTTATATCGCTAAACGAGTGCCTGATTTGACCTTAGTGCCTTTGTTAGACGAGAAAAAAATCAATTATTCTGGTTTTAGCGAGTCTAACTTTTTTACCGACATGTTAGGGTGGCTCATGCCTATTTTAGTGATTTTAGGGCTATGGATGTTTATGGCAAACCGCATGCAAAAAAATATGGGTGGGGGTATTTTTGGCATGGGGAGTGCGAAAAAACTCATTAACGCTGAAAAACCTAATGTGCGTTTTAATGACATGGCGGGCAATGAAGAAGCCAAAGAAGAGGTGGTAGAAATCGTAGATTTTTTAAAATACCCCGAACGATACGCTAATTTAGGGGCTAAAATCCCTAAAGGCGTGTTATTAGTAGGGCCTCCAGGAACCGGTAAAACCCTTTTAGCCAAAGCGGTAGCCGGCGAAGCGCATGTGCCGTTTTTCTCTATGGGAGGGAGCAGTTTCATTGAAATGTTTGTGGGATTAGGGGCAAGCAGGGTTAGGGATTTGTTTGAAACCGCTAAAAAACAAGCCCCTAGTATCATTTTTATTGATGAAATTGATGCCATAGGTAAAAGCCGAGCGGCTGGAGGCGTGGTGAGCGGGAACGATGAAAGAGAGCAAACCTTAAACCAGCTCTTAGCCGAAATGGATGGTTTTGGGAGCGAAAATGCGCCTGTAATTGTCTTAGCTGCAACGAACCGCCCTGAAATCTTAGATCCGGCCTTAATGCGTCCAGGGCGCTTTGACAGGCAGGTTTTAGTGGATAAGCCTGATTTTAATGGCAGGGTAGAAATCTTAAAAGTGCATATTAAAGGCGTGAAACTCGCTAATGATGTGAATTTGCAAGAAGTCGCCAAACTCACCGCAGGGCTTGCGGGAGCGGATTTAGCGAATATCATCAATGAAGCCGCGCTTTTAGCAGGAAGGAACAACCAAAAAGAAGTCAGGCAACAGCATTTAAAAGAAGCGGTTGAAAGGGGGATTGCAGGGTTAGAAAAGAAAAGTAGGCGCATCAGTCCTAAGGAAAAGAAAATCGTCGCCTACCATGAAAGCGGGCATGCCGTGATTTCTGAAATGACTAAAGGGAGCGCTAGGGTGAATAAAGTCTCTATCATTCCAAGGGGCATGGCGGCTTTGGGCTACACCCTTAACACGCCTGAAGAAAACAAATACTTGATGCAAAAACACGAACTCATCGCTGAAATTGATGTGCTTTTAGGCGGGAGAGCGGCTGAAGAAGTCTTTTTGGAAGAAATTTCTACCGGTGCGAGCAACGATTTAGAAAGAGCGACTGATATTATTAAGGGCATGGTGAGTTACTACGGCATGAGCAGTGTCAGTGGGCTTATGGTGTTAGAAAAACAGCGGAACGCCTTTTTAGGAGGCGGTTATGGAAGCAGTAGGGAATTTAGCGAAAAAACCGCAGAAGAAATGGATCTTTTCATTAAAAACTTGCTAGAAGAACGCTATAAACATGTCAAACAAACCTTGAGCGACTATAGAGAAGCGATTGAAATCATGGTCAAAGAATTGTTTGACAAAGAAGTCATTACAGGCGAGAGGGTGCGTGAAATCATCAGCGAATACGAGGCCGCCAATAATTTAGAAAGCCGTTTGATCCCTTTAGAAGAGCAAGCGAGTTAA
- the prmA gene encoding 50S ribosomal protein L11 methyltransferase, translated as MYYEFFFIFPKERELFESFLLDTTHLALEESSLDNLKAFDDEETIDFISQSNWRYFATHDPLKKDLKEKPPHLKNFVILRSEKNLSDSLFPALEAFCLNLKQNLQSEFDFFYLSRNLASKDWLEAYKQAILPVQCAKFYIHPSWHQKPSHVATDDSIMIDPALAFGSGHHESTSMCLELLSDLDLKRKNALDVGCGSGILSIALKKQGVSALSACDTDSLAVEETLKNFSLNQITLLAQDKIIYGSTQKIKGRFDIIVANIVADVIKSLYSEFVRLCNHTLILSGILETHLNSVLQIYYNGFEVLEQRQRNEWVALKLLRKQSIN; from the coding sequence ATGTATTATGAGTTTTTCTTTATCTTCCCTAAGGAGCGAGAGCTTTTTGAGAGCTTTCTTTTAGACACCACACATCTAGCCTTAGAAGAATCAAGCTTAGACAATTTAAAAGCGTTTGACGATGAAGAAACCATTGACTTTATAAGCCAATCCAATTGGCGTTATTTCGCCACTCATGACCCCCTAAAGAAAGATTTAAAAGAAAAACCCCCACATCTCAAAAATTTCGTTATTTTACGCTCTGAAAAAAATTTGAGCGATTCGCTTTTTCCGGCGTTAGAAGCGTTTTGTTTGAATTTAAAACAAAACCTGCAAAGTGAGTTTGATTTTTTCTATCTTTCACGCAATCTGGCTTCAAAAGACTGGCTAGAAGCCTACAAACAAGCTATTTTGCCGGTGCAATGCGCCAAATTTTACATACACCCTAGTTGGCATCAAAAACCAAGCCATGTCGCTACAGATGATAGCATAATGATTGATCCGGCTTTGGCCTTTGGATCAGGCCATCATGAAAGCACTTCTATGTGTTTGGAACTGCTCTCTGATCTTGATTTAAAACGCAAAAACGCCTTAGATGTGGGCTGTGGGAGCGGGATTTTAAGCATCGCCTTAAAAAAACAAGGCGTTAGTGCTTTAAGCGCTTGCGATACGGATAGTTTAGCCGTTGAAGAAACCCTAAAAAATTTTAGCTTGAATCAAATCACCCTATTAGCGCAAGATAAAATCATTTATGGCTCTACGCAAAAAATTAAAGGGCGTTTTGATATCATTGTGGCGAACATTGTCGCTGATGTGATTAAGAGTTTGTATAGTGAATTTGTGCGGCTTTGTAACCACACTCTTATTTTATCAGGGATTTTAGAAACCCATTTAAACTCTGTTTTACAGATCTATTATAATGGATTTGAGGTTTTAGAACAGCGGCAGCGTAACGAATGGGTCGCTCTAAAATTGCTTAGAAAACAATCAATAAATTAA
- a CDS encoding outer membrane protein, translated as MLGISFLNILNAENLSYMSSSYQIGTVFMRPLNTNKLLQGASILQGYEVNPKNDWAYSRYYFFIDYGNVLFNNDSTLQANMFTYGVGGDFMVAYAKNPINRWAFFFGLQLAANTWILNNKVKDLVVNTWDSLKDFNFHNTYFRAIGKFGVQFRTIVLYHKVDVEIGMKIFLTPERRSLFERSFLFFVSHSWHF; from the coding sequence ATGCTGGGTATAAGTTTTTTAAATATTTTAAATGCTGAAAATTTGAGTTACATGTCTTCTTCTTATCAAATAGGCACGGTGTTTATGCGCCCTTTAAACACTAACAAGCTTTTACAAGGGGCTTCAATCCTTCAAGGCTATGAAGTGAATCCTAAAAACGATTGGGCTTATTCTAGGTATTATTTCTTTATAGATTATGGCAATGTGCTTTTTAATAATGACTCTACTTTACAAGCGAACATGTTCACTTATGGGGTGGGAGGGGATTTTATGGTCGCTTACGCTAAAAACCCTATCAACCGCTGGGCTTTTTTCTTTGGCTTGCAACTAGCGGCTAACACATGGATACTCAATAATAAGGTCAAAGATTTGGTGGTGAATACTTGGGATTCATTGAAAGATTTCAATTTTCACAACACTTATTTTAGGGCTATCGGGAAGTTTGGGGTGCAGTTTCGCACGATCGTTTTGTATCATAAGGTGGATGTGGAAATTGGCATGAAAATCTTTTTAACGCCTGAAAGGCGCAGCTTGTTTGAAAGGAGTTTTTTGTTTTTTGTTTCGCACTCGTGGCATTTTTAA